TTTGAGATAAAGAAGATCCTAAAGCCTTCTAGAGAAAAATCACAGGTCACAAATATAAGCTTGAGAATCACAATAGCACAGGGTTTCAGGAGCAACAACAAAATGTATGAATAAGTGGATTCAAAAGGGCCTACCTACAAGTCTACAGCCTAGCAAATTATCAGTGGAGCGAGAGATTAAACTATACCCATTTCACACATGCAAGTCTCAATGGAACCTTGCATTGGGCTCAGAactcagcttggagcctgctgAGGATTcattctcttgctccctctgcccctctccactctccctctccaacaaacaaatatttagtgTTTGCCTTTGGGCAGTGATAcctgtggggcaggaggagggactgTTCTTTTCCACTGTAATCTCAGTAGAACTATttgaattttaaactattcctacgtgttttttttttttttaaagattttatttatttgtcagagagagcgagcgagagcgagcacaggcagacacagtggaaggcagagtcagacggagaagcaggctccctgcggagcaaggagcccgatatgggactggatcccaggacgctgggatcatgacctgagccgaaggcagctgcttaaccaattgagccacccaggcgtccccctacgtgttttttaaataaaaatgaaaactttaaaaaagcttaaaaggCTACtgaagaccttttaaaaaaatgggagtgGCTGGTCCCTTTAGCCAGAAGACTTTTAAGGGGTATGGTGCGAGTAGAAACCAGAACTCTAGTAtggtgaagaataaatgaaacatgagAAAGCGAAAGCagcctctttttttgttgtttagttttttaacAAACCACGTTGACTGAaatgggaaggggacagaggggaTAACAGGGTCACTATTTCTGAAGGCAGCAGTACTTCTAAGGAGGGCACTTCTGCTGGCAACGGCCTCCTTGGAAACCGCCTGCCAAGGAAAACTATCAGAGTAGCTGGATTCCCACGcctgcccctgcttgttctttcccGTATGCCTCACCATCTGTCTGACTCCAGTTTCAGTCCATGTGAGCCTTCAAGGTGTAGCCACAAGAGCAGCCTTTCAGCAAGAAGAACTTCCAAATCTGTTACATGTGGCAGGCCGAGGACCACTTCCTGAGCATCTCAGATGACGGGCAGCAGTGTGATGGAGCTAATGAGACACAGGCCAGGGGACTGGCCGAACTAGAGCACTTCCTCACAGTCAGGTTCCACATGTTGTTCAGATGGAAAAGACGATAAAGAAAATGCCTGTCGCATGCAGTATGAGACATTCTAggataaaaatcttcaaagtcagaagctttaaaaacaaaaatgaagccaAGCTGCCCAAGTACTCATCGAATATCTACTGAGGCTTAGGATGTCATGTTGGTGAGACACTTTATTGAGCAAACGGGTCTCTGGCTTCCTCTGCAACTAGAAATATTTAACACCTCCCAAGTGATCCATCTGTATGTTCCAGAGGTATACCCtcaggaaagagaacagaaaaagtcAAGATCAAGGCACCACTCTACTGTAAGGCAAGAGCAAAAAGATCCCAGTGGGTTATGTTCAACAGACAAGTAATAAAACAAGGAGCCATCCTTGTCCACAAGTCTTCCAGACAGCCCAGGCTTTAAGTGTTGTATCCTATTTTGTTCATTAAAGAACTTCTGTAGTCTATAAAAGTTCTCAAGTTTTCTGAATAGTTCTACCCAGTTGGTAACAATTACCCTGTGAGGTAAATTAACCAGCATTCTGGTTTATCAGTTTCTCTTGCCCAGTTGAGAGTCTATTACCTAAAAGTTTATCTGTTCTTGTATTAGATGGTATATCTGACAATTCAGTGAAAGAAGCTGGTCAAATCCCACAGCAGACtaccaaagaaagaaatgtctaaccacaaaaatacaatttctaggggcacctgggtggctcagtcggttaagcgtctgccttcggctcaggtcatgatctcaagatcctgggatcgggcctcgcattgggcctgcttctccctctccctgctgctctgcctacctgtgctctctctctacctctctcaaacaaataaagtcttaaaaaaatataattactaaCTTCAAGTAGATTTTAAAGAGATTGTCTCTTAGGTAGGTTTTAATAGAAATCTTGAacaattaggggaaaaaaagatagccTTAATGATTGGGCCAATAATAGAACAtgacaaaaacaccaaaaagttCTGCACATACCCTCCTATCACAAGTCTAGTCAGAAAGAAACACATCGATAAGgaagacagaatttttaaaaaataatttacaagggAAATTCTTTATTACTTTCTCAGTCCTAAAATaccatcttcctttaaaaaaaaaaaaaaagactgaatgacAGATTATTTCCTTTACTGTTGCAAATACTGCATATTTATCGACAAAGAGGTatcaatgtaatttttctttaagcttGAACACATGAAGGAGcaataaaatagattataaacCTCACATTTGACCTGATCTTATAAAAAGTCACTTCAACTGTCTTCAGTCCTGCTCTATCTGCAGAGAGATTTCTAGGACAGGTTTGTATCATTCGGTCCATCCACAATAGGTTGGATAGGAGAGTCTGTAGTAACTGCCCGGATACCACACTGTATTCTGGGCTGCTTGACTGGCGTTTGGCTTTACATTCCAAGAGTACCTCCTTTGTGAATAGTCCTCTCCAGGGGGACCAGGAGGAGGGATATGGCCTCTCTGGTAAatgttctggttctgtgaaaattttcttaaagaaaacaaaaagtaatgtattattattagttttaataaaatatcttaataagctttataaaataatacataaacacTCAGGTTCTACTGTCTTCTCCTTGTACAGCCTTAGCAGATAAACTGCTTCATCTTTGGATTTCTTAGTTCTttataaaatggaggtaatacCTTCCATCTTCATGGGTGGTTTTCAAGGCAAATTAAGACAATGTATTTAAATTACCTACCACACACCTTGCCACACAGTAGGTTCCCAAGAGCTGTTCCAACCCTTCCCTACAGAGATAAATGCCCACTTTTCTAATCAAATACTTTCTCCCCAAGTCCTGCAGAGTTGATGTAGACAGTATtaaggtatttctttttaaaaacagagagctGCTTTCactgtataaaatacatatataaattagctataaagaatagaaattctggggcgcctgggtgactcagtggttaaagcctctgccttcggctcaggtcatgatcccagagttctgggatcgagcctcacatcaggctctctgcttggcagggagcctgcctcctcctcctctctctctctctctgcttgcctctctgcctacttgtgatctgtctgtcaaataaataaaaatctttaaaaaaaaaaaaagaatagaaattctaATTATTAACTACATGTAACAAATTTAGGAAATTGAGATTGAAATTTAATTGTTTCAAAAGCAAGatcaataaatgtaatatagcatactggaattttatatttttccttataatttgtATTTACTCTTTAAATAACAACCTTCCTTATTCTGCAAACTTTACCACTATTAATAGAGCCTAAGAATGCAAGATCCTTTTTGGTAATCACATCAAACTTTTGGCTTAAACTAAGTTTAGAATCAGTGAAATTTTCCAAGTCATTTTCCCAACTGCCTCTGAAAATTCACATATTCCTTCCCATCCTATGCTTTATTTTCCAGCCCCGAATGCTAAATATGGCGCAAATGATACCTCTGGTCAGCTAGAAAACATCGGTTCTCaccattttcatgtgtttgcactaatttacaatataaatttctatttcaattCTAGAAAAGAGGACAGAAAAGATACCTTACTGACTGCTGCAAATCCTGGGTTTGGCTGTGGAAATGCCGAGAAGGAACTGGGTAACCTTGGGTCTGATGTAGGTTATACCAATGTCCTTGGTTAACAGGCTTATACAGTGGTGTGGACTGGTTAATAGTGGGGTGGACTGGTTCCATCATGTGTGTTACATCTTCAAAACCACTTGATCTGGATACACTGGAATCCCAATTCCTCAAAGAGAATGTTTCCACACAGTATTACTGGTTTCCAAATTCCGTAGCCAATTTAGTGACGATATTTTGGCCCATGAAAATAACAATcccatcctcccctccctgcttgtttAAAGTTCCCTGAGCAAGTAAATAAGGTACAAGAAGAATGAACACATACAACTTCCATGACGTAAAAGCAGATCTCCCTAACCATAGATCTCACATATAAAATGCAACTTACCTTCTGATGGGACCTTTCTGAAGGTCTTCAATATAGTTTTGTCTTTCCAAGCAATGTCCGCGGCACCTATTGAATACTGAAGAGTGGGTGAACTGTTAAAAATCACTACAAAAAGCAAATCTTTCCCAGAGAAAGCATGTCAAAGCTGAAAGCCAGTGACTAATCATTCAGGCAGTTATACCTCACTATTTCCAGATACATCCCTTTATAAACTTTTGGCAAAAGAATGTATTATATCAGAGCAAATGAATTACAAACATTTCTCTTCTCCAAAATCTGAGAAATTCATCTACATTTCCACCTTcaacttttataaaaagaaaaaatagtgacAACCCTTATACTTACATTCAATTGCATCATCTGGCCTCATGCCTTGTACATCAATCAAATATCTAACAAAACAACATAATTCAAgtcatttatatatatgaaaagaaaaaaatcaagtgtttTCAAAAAAGGTCCAATTTCACTTACATACataaaaatcctaagaaaataTTAGCACATCTAATCCCATAATTAAAGAATGATATATCATGACCACAAAAAGCCTTTATTCCAAGGATGACCCAACTCTAGCAAATctattaatgtaattatttacaTTAATACAACTTAATtactaaatgaaagagaagaaaataaaggaccAAATTGGCAGATGTTAAAAaggtatctgaaaaaaataaacagttatttttgggtttgttttttaagattttatttatttgagagacagagttagagagcagagcaggggggagtggaagagggagaggtagaagcagggtccctactgagcagggagtccaatacaggggctcaatcccagggccctgggataatgacctgaactgaaggcagatgcttaacctacagagccacccaggtgccccacaacagtCATTTTTATCAAAGTGTTTTGTATATTAGAAACAGGACACTTACTTAATATGACAGTATTTATCAGGAACCAacaatagaaaaagacaaattgggaaaaatactaactcaaatcTAAATACTATCTAACCAACACTATGGGTCAGAAGCTTAGGAGTCACTGCCACCGCCAGCCatttctccctcaccctcaaCACACTACCAAGTCCTATCAATGAATAGCTCTAGAATATGTCCACATCTTTCCTCCCAAATGACCACCACACCCTGGTCCAAGCCACTGCCATGCCTTGATTTCTACAAAGCCTAACTTTTCTCCTTGCTTCCACTCTTCCTCCCCAAATATTTTCATAGGAAGATGTCcacaatatattaaattataaaacggGATGTCTAGTATATTCTCCACTTAGCATCAAAAGGATGGCTTGATAATGCAACTGTGATTATGTTCTACATACTCACCCTGAACAAAAAACATTCAATGGTTTTCAATTACTCTTAAGTCCAAACACAGACCACGTGATCTAGCTCCTCCccgtaaactttttttaaagtaatctttggCCCTTGAATTCAagacaccaagatcaagagtcatatgcccttctgagtcagccaggtgcccctccacctccattttaaacttttatttatttatttatttttaagtaatctatcctggggctcaaactcatgaccctgagatcaagagtcaaatgctctaccgactgagccagccaggcactcccacacccaacacccccccccttttttttttaacttttctgctcCATTTTAACATCGTATTTCCCATGGCCCAGCCTCCCTGGCTCATTCCAACACAGCATATGCTTTCCTATTATCAGTCTTTGCTGTTCCTTATGCCTAGAATTCTCTCCCCAGTGTCTAACAGTATCTAACCTCATCATCCTTCAGGTATCAGCTCAAACATCCCCAAAGAAACATTCTGTATTCTCCATGCTAAGGTCAAATCCCCCCTATTAATATGCTCTCAGGTACCATGTCCCTCTCTTTGGCATTTATCAGATTTGTAATTCCACATGCATATGTGTGATTCCTGAATGTCTATTCATACTCTCTTGAGTTCACAAAAGGCAAGTCAAGTCTCTGAGGTCTTTCTGctagcacccagcacagtgcttaCACAGAGCAGATGCTCAGTCTTTTCTGAATGAACAAATGTATCAATACTTTGATTCAGAAATTCCATTCTGAATTAAATTATCTGAGAAAATAGCATATATATTCAAATTTGTTCATACAGGAATGTTCACTgattcaatgttttaaaatattaaaaactactgACTTTTATGTTcatcagaaaacaataaaacattgcAGCttctaaaaaagaatgaggtttccaaatattttcatagGAAGATGTCcacaatatattaaattataaaacggGATGTCTAAATATTAACACCTTTATATTACATGTATAAACTTATATCTGTCTGCATATTTAAGTCTGAAAAATATGTAGTAAATTGTTCCTGCTGGTAATCTCTGGGTGGGGAGCAAGACTGCTTTCTAAACTTTCATACATTTCAATACTGACTGCATTTTTTGCAACTAGCTTACGCTATTATTGTAAACAAAACAACTTAAACATGGTCTATCTCCTGGGGTTGGCGACTCACCTGCAGATGAGATAGCCAGTCCTGTTTAAACCGTGGGTGCAATGAACACCAATAAGTTTGTCTACAAAATAAGGAATACAGAGTTAAATAAGTGAAGTAGATACACTTAAAACAAATCCTACTATTTTCTTTAGAGTACCATTTATTAGTTGCCACTACCACAACCCTGAAAAGGAATAACTGATAAGGAGTGTGTTATTTTAGGAATACactctaaaaaattatttcacataaAGTCGAAATTCACTGCCCCTGAGAAATTCTGCATAGCCCCTATAAGAAGCAATCGTGTAACTGGGGAAGGCCTAGTCAGGTACTAACAGCCAAAATGGCATGGAGACGAACCCAGCTTCTTACTATAGAATGTCCATCAGTAACTGATTTAATTACAGAAAATGAAtgcaaccccccccaaaaaaaaaaaacaggctagaagaatcaaactttttttgagtaaaacaaatcaaatgccttttctttggATACTGAATATGAAAAAGAACAGTTTCTGCGGGATTCTTGAATTCCCAAAGcgcttccctccctgctctcaTTTGCTGCTCCCCACGCGCCACAGTCTGCTGATGAAAAAGTCAGACTTGGTGACGGAAGCCCAAGCTGcaaagcaggcagacagagcaaAGATTAGAATCAAGTCTAAGATTTCTCCAGCTATGCCATAGTATCTCTTAGTCCATCGTTTGAAAAAATTACGTGAgaggcgcctggatagctcagatagttaagcgtctgcttttggctcacgtcatgatctctgggtcctgggactgagctccacctCGGAATCccggctcagcacagagtctgcttctccctctccctctgcccctacacatgttctatctctctgtctcaaatgaataaaatcttaaaaaataaaataaatttaaagtgtgTGAGAAATTAAATGAACGATTAAGTGTAGCTGATCTCTGCAAAATGTCTGTCTGTGACTCGGTGGTGTCTGGTAGGAAAGCACTCATCACCTGCCTGGGTTACTGTCTCCCTACCTCTAAATCTTGTCTATTTCAAGTAATTCTTCATATGGAAGATGGGGATCTTCCTAAAATACAAACTCGTAGGGTTGCTCCCTTGCTTAAAAATCTCCATTTAGCATAGAAAAAAGCCCAAACTTTCAACAAAGCATTTAGAACTCTTTAAAAAGGGTATCATCAGTCTCTCCACCTGAACTGTATGTCCATAATGATTCAAACCAGGACTTCCAGGGACCTCCATGAccacctcctcctgccccctgccaACCTCCCAGACCCCATTTTCTACAGCGCTGACCTCATACACGTTCCCCACCGCAGCTGCACTGGTCTGCAGCTGTGCTGAGCATAGTCCTGCCTCAGGGGCTTTGCACCTAATATTCCCTCTGCTTGGCAACACTCTGTCCCCCCAAATTTCTCAGATATCCAATGATTCCTCATTTCTTTTAAGGCTCTACTCAAATGACATCTTAatagagaggccttccctgatcaCCCAACACAGGCCCTCCCTTCTGAATCCTGTTTGTTATTCTCCAAAGCACGTTATCACCATCTAACATTTCCTATAGTTACTTATTTATTCCTGTCCCCCACTAGAATGCAGAGTATAAAAGGGCAAAAACTTTCTTCCGTTCTGCTTCCTAGAACAGTGCCTTTAAGTTAAAAGGTGTcctataaatgtttgttgaaattcAACAGGTGAATTCTATGCCCTTTCACGCTATCCTCTGGTCATTACAGAGGCTGTCTCTCCTGGGCGCAAGGTCAAGGCCTGTGCCTTTTGCACTTGCTCCCCAAACCTGAATATTCTGGCAAAATCCTCTTCCCCACAGCCTAGCTCAAATGCTGTCTCCTCGGTCAggcctccctcagcctctcctccaTATTCCTGTTgcacttaattctttttttttttttttaaagatttatttatttatttgagagagagacagtgagagagagcatgagcaaggagaaagtcagagggtgaagcagactccccatggagctgggagcccaatgcgggactcgatcccgggactccgggatcatgacctgagccgaagacagtcgtccaaccaactgagccacccaggcgtcccaatacttaattcttttattataattaacCCACTCTCTTACAGTTACCACACGTTTGTCTTCCTGGGTACTGTCAGTTTCTAATGAACCTCTGTATCCCTGGGCCCTGCCAACAAATCTAATAGGCTCTCAGCATTTACTGAATCAACGTATTTTCTGAGCCTCTACCGGCTCCAGGGAGTGAAGAGTTGAGTGTCCTCCTTTTCTTCAGAGAGCCTGGTGTCTGTGGGAGGGGCTTAGAGCAGAAGGAGCCAAAATGGATCAAAAGCAAGCTCTCCAGACTGCCAGGGCTGAGAGCTCAGTGAAGTCAGCACAACACAGGCAGGAGACCAACATGGGACAGCACATGAACAAACAAGACTGATGGCCCTGTTCACATGGACTCACGGGACCGAAGGGATACTGTACAGCAGCCACACACAGAAGCCGGGGAGCCACGAGCAGCCTGGCAGCCGCACCCTAACATCCTACGAGGCGATGTTTCCAAGACGAGTTAATACAAATCAGAGAGTCTACTTCTTTCATAGATGCTGTGGTTGTCAGAGGCAGGGCCAAGCCTCCCAAGTTTTAAAGTATGGGGAAGATCTGGGAGCGGGGCTTAAGATATTGAAAAGCCAGTGCCTGCATGAGGCAACCAGGTTACAGTtttgaaaaattatcttaaaattcccATCCCTTTCTCTCACGCCTGCCATCCCCTACTTCCCCACCGCTATCTCTATTTTTTCTCTCCTACTCCCTGTTtatatatgtctatgtatatatatggaagaTTTACTCTCTGTCATATTTACTTAACAAAATATAGGCTCCTCAAGCTAAATTTAGAGAATAAAATGAGCACGTGGTCCTATAGATTGGTGGCTTTCCAAAGACTAAAGATTCCTCAGTCTTAAAATATGGCAAATACCACATTCTTTCTGATAGTCAGGTACAGAAATAGGTAGGTGGATCCTTAAAATTCAGAAGCTAATAGCTTGCTAAGATCTATTGCCCACAGAGTAAGACAGATTTTGAAGCAGGAACAAGAAGCGCCAGCTTTTTAGGTCCTTCCTTGTCTGAATGAGAGGTAGAAGTGTCCTTCCGCATCTGTATCCAAGTGGAAAACCAGTAGGAATATCTGAGATGTGCACAACGGAGAGGCCATGCCCCGGGTGCACCTTGTTTTGCTCTGCTTCCAGAGCTCCATCTCACCCCAAATCTTTCCCTTTTGTTGTCTCTTTTATATACACCAAGACCTTGAcatcttttttccttgttttcagcAGAGGGTCACACAAGTCATGCTCCCCATACCCTTTGACCCAATACCCTGACATCCTTAACCTTTCCCCCCATACCTCTCACCTCTGAACcaataaatgagataaatgaatgttttaattttcgtatatatttcccaaatatttttaaaagagatgaggaagctaGTTCACATTTCTTATTAAAGCCAAACTAAATTGTTAATTAATCTGTGACCATAAAAGTAAGAACACCTCAATCTATCTCCACCATCTGACATATCTACCTTAACATTAGCAAACACAAGCCTAACGTTAAAACTATTAAACACACTAGAAGTTCCATCCCCATTCAAAATGCATAGCAAAGTtcaggtaaaagaaaaaacaacaacaaactcaccgttatctctattttcttttaaaaactcattaacagcacatttgaatttaaaaatagtgtCATCATCAGGCACCTGATGCCCAAttgtataaatttttaagtaaggAATAGTTTCTGGAAAGTCCTATAAGGCAAAACCAGGAAAatgcatattatttcatttgtaaggaaagaagtaaaaagtaaCCAGAGAAGCCAGAATATAAACCAAGAGATTATTAATAAACATAGTTTGTCAGTAATTCTGAAAAAAGAGCCATTTTTCCCAAGCTGTTCCAACCAGGAAGTACCATCTGTAGTTATTCCCTAACTACAGAATAGGGAATAAAAAACTGTACAGAATGGAGAGGCAATAGGCATACAAACCTGAAAGCTGAGTCCATAtgaatacatgtatataaaatgatgaataagtagttctactaaatattttatatcttaggggtgcctgggtggctcagtgtgttaaagcctctgccttcagctcaggtcatgccctggatcgagccccatattgggctctctgctcagcggagagcctgtttcctcctctctctgcctgcctctctgcctacttgtgatctctgtctgtcaaataaataaataaaatctttaaaaaaagtttaaaaaaatattttatatcttaaggGTTATAAGGCAGCTGTGATTTAAGCAGAACAGGAGAACAGTGTCAGAAAAACTTGGATTTTGTATTGTAGAGAAAGCAAATTGCAGGCACTGTTGAGAACTGGTATTCTTGGGGTGGGAGAAATTAGACACCAATAAAAGATGAAGTTAAATGAAAATCCTATGGTTCTGAATTGAAATGGAAAGTACCAGTATGAACCTATGATTTGTTTTATATTGAACACATTTCCTAGCCCTGAGCCCAGAAGAAGCCTAGAAACAACTGATGTCATGTCCAAAGGACTTAAGAGCCACACTGAGAAGCAACTGGGTAAAGGCAGGGCCTCAATTTCTGCCTCAATGAGAATAATAGCTGCAATGAAGTCCATAATGatacaaaaagtaaataaataaatttattggtTACCACCAGAGGATATTAGTGCATCAACTCATCATTTTGACACCtattaaataaaatgcttctaCAATTGGGCAACCAAAtagatgaggaggaagaggaagcttCTCTTGATAAAAATATACCCAGctcataaatgaaaaaggaatagaaattcattattttttgaagtCCCAAATGAATTAATGGATGTAGGTATCAATCATCAATGACTACTAGTATCACAGAAAGAGATAATCACTTATATGTCTCCACAGAAGAACATATCATCACTCCTGAAACTgtcctccaaaaacaaaaacaacacaaaaacaaacaaacaaaaacccaaacaagcCTGAATCTGATCAAGCCTCTAGGTCCAACTACcaatttataggaaataaaaGGACTGAACAATATGTTAACAACACATGGGGAGGGAATCATCAAATCAGAATGAACAAAATACCTGgtttctccaaaaaataaaattcaccaggggaaaaaaaagaaagtgaaagagacaTGGAGGGAGAACCTACAGACTAAATAAGACGTCAGAGACCTAATAATCCAAGTGTGGACCTTATTTGGATTTAATTCAAgctcttaaaaaacattttttatgacACTTAGAAGACAACTGAAAATTTGAGCACTGACTGGATATTGAATGTTAAATAatgatagtaaaaaataaaaatcctacattttaaatataaataccaaAAATATACAGGTTAAATTATATGATCTATGGGATCTGCTTCAAAATAATATGGGATGGGGGTGAAACCAGTAGGTGTACAGATGAAACACGATAGTCATcaattaataaagattaaagctgGATGAGTTCGTGGTTGTACAATGATTACCCAAAGTATTATgcctgttttgtgtatttttttttttttatttttatttttttttattttttttttttaaagattttatttatttatcagagacagagagggggagagagcgaacacaggcagacagaatggcaggcagaggcagagggagaagcaggctccctgccgagcagggagcccgatgtgggactcgatcccaggacgccgggatcatgacctgagccgaaggcagctgcttaaccaactgagccacccaggcgtccctgttttgtgtatttttaaaacttgtgataactgtttaaaaacaaaacgacAATGGAAAAGTCTGATGGTTTCTTGAAAGTTTCTAAACATGAGACTATCATGATCCAGTAACTCCATTCCTATCTATACATCTAGAGGAGCTGAAAGCAAGGCTCTGACCCAGTACCAGTACACCagtattcacagcagcattattcacaatagccaaaaagtggaaataactcAAGCGTCCATcaaaggtgaatggataaacaaaatagtgAATGTACTCgtaatggagtattactcagccataaaaaggagtgaCATTTTGttacatggatgaactttgaaaacattatgtttagTGAAGTAAGTTAGACACAGGACAAATAtcgtatgattccacttatgtgaagtacttagaatagtcaaattcacagagacagaaacta
This genomic interval from Mustela lutreola isolate mMusLut2 chromosome 9, mMusLut2.pri, whole genome shotgun sequence contains the following:
- the DUSP11 gene encoding RNA/RNP complex-1-interacting phosphatase, which codes for MSQWHHARGGWGQGRAFSGRSSAKKKRGNHVPERWKDYLPIGQRMPGTRFIAFKVPLKKSFEKHLAPEERFSPLDLFNKIQKQNEELGLIIDLTYTHRYYKPEDFPETIPYLKIYTIGHQVPDDDTIFKFKCAVNEFLKENRDNDKLIGVHCTHGLNRTGYLICRYLIDVQGMRPDDAIELFNRCRGHCLERQNYIEDLQKGPIRRNWDSSVSRSSGFEDVTHMMEPVHPTINQSTPLYKPVNQGHWYNLHQTQGYPVPSRHFHSQTQDLQQSVRKFSQNQNIYQRGHIPPPGPPGEDYSQRRYSWNVKPNASQAAQNTVWYPGSYYRLSYPTYCGWTE